A single genomic interval of Lathyrus oleraceus cultivar Zhongwan6 chromosome 7, CAAS_Psat_ZW6_1.0, whole genome shotgun sequence harbors:
- the LOC127102157 gene encoding uncharacterized protein LOC127102157: MEVDGIPYGYSLPGLKFSNPGGLGVVGVGWFPTIVENGRGIELAETSATLDIIGIVVELFKAMDPNVGMDISLMICDKNQTCVDTTKIFSITEKFDTQEEVTRWIREVGIRNRMTVIIIRSDTKTGKRGRSDKGIFGCDKGEKYKEGDSETQSAANKCSCPFKIRSTPSKVLPRNMVNVEFITMVYQIDLKVIRLKTDKSQVVRDIFWAHLESVKLLNMFPSVLVIDNTYKTNKYMQPFFEAVDMTLTELTFSVAFAYMESKKT, from the exons ATGGAAGTAGATGGCATTCCATATGGGTATTCTCTCCCAGGCCTAAAATTCTCAAATCCCGGTGGCCTAGGGGTAGTAGGTGTTGGTTGGTTTCCGACAATTGTCGAAAATGGGCGAGGGATTGAACTTGCAGAAACGTCTGCTACGCTAGACATAATAGGCATTGTTGTCGAATTATTTAAGGCCATGGATCCAAATGTTG GTATGGATATTTCTTTGATGATATGTGATAAAAACCAGACATGTGTAGATACCACTAAGATATTCTCAATTACAGAAAAATTTGATACACAAGAAGAGGTGACTAGATGGATTAGGGAGGTTGGAATCAGGAATAGAATGACTGTTATAATAATCCGTTCAGACACCAAAACTGGAAAGAGAGGAAGAAGTGACAAAGGtatatttggttgtgataaaggtgaAAAATACAAAGAAGGAGATAGTGAAACACAAAGTGCTGCCAATAAATGTTCTTGTCCATTCAAAATTAGGTCAACACCGTCGAAAGTGCTACCAAGAAATATGGTAAATGTGGAATTCATAACCATGGTTTACCAGATAGATTTAAAGGTCATTCGTTT GAAAACAGATAAGTCACAAGTTGTGAGAGATATCTTCTGGGCCCACCTAGAATCAGTGAAGTTGTTGAATATGTTTCCTAGTGTGTTGGTTATCGATAATACGTACAAGACAAATAAGTACATGCAACCTTTTTTTGAAGCAGTCGATATGACATTAACTGAGTTAACATTTTCTGTTGCATTTGCCTATATGGAATCTAAGAAAACATAG